Proteins from a genomic interval of Zingiber officinale cultivar Zhangliang chromosome 2A, Zo_v1.1, whole genome shotgun sequence:
- the LOC122040258 gene encoding uncharacterized protein LOC122040258 isoform X1, which translates to MSCRRRRRRRCRDLSHDKPGKKKKIQSLKRYLLEIWHGSCRSRAGVPRLFRQMLKITPLCEFSRPFSSHVVPPRKENLQWRSAIDRSRDSGASRSQRHDHTRRLPRRKPAPKSRLATFPTNLCRLHRRYSPHLQLLHGEVFKSSFYRHVSASCMVLFKNVILFVAV; encoded by the exons ATGAGCtgtcgccggagaagaagacgCCGCTGCCGTGATCTGTCGCATGACAAacctggtaaaaaaaaaaaaatccaaagtcTAAAACGTTATCTACTGGAAATTTGGCACGGCTCATGCCGTTCCCGTGCCGGCGTTCCACGTTTGTTCCGACAAATGCTTAAAATTACGCCATT GTGTGAATTTAGCCGTCCTTTCTCAAGTCATGTCGTCCCACCTCGCAAGGAGAACTTACAATGGCGGTCTGCTATCGACAGAAGCAGGGACTCTGGTGCGAGTCGTAGCCAACGGCACGATCACACTCGCAGGCTACCTAGGCGAAAGCCGGCTCCTAAAAGTCGCCTTGCTACCTTCCCTACTAATCTGTGTAGGCTCCATCGCCGCTACTCTCCTCACCTGCAACTCCTCCAT GGGGAAGTTTTCAAGTCGTCTTTCTATCGCCATGTCTCAGCATCGTGTATGGTTCTTTTTAAAAATGTAATTCTTTTTGTAGCAGTGTGA
- the LOC122040258 gene encoding uncharacterized protein LOC122040258 isoform X2, with the protein MSCRRRRRRRCRDLSHDKPGKKKKIQSLKRYLLEIWHGSCRSRAGVPRLFRQMLKITPLCEFSRPFSSHVVPPRKENLQWRSAIDRSRDSGASRSQRHDHTRRLPRRKPAPKSRLATFPTNLWGSFQVVFLSPCLSIVYGSF; encoded by the exons ATGAGCtgtcgccggagaagaagacgCCGCTGCCGTGATCTGTCGCATGACAAacctggtaaaaaaaaaaaaatccaaagtcTAAAACGTTATCTACTGGAAATTTGGCACGGCTCATGCCGTTCCCGTGCCGGCGTTCCACGTTTGTTCCGACAAATGCTTAAAATTACGCCATT GTGTGAATTTAGCCGTCCTTTCTCAAGTCATGTCGTCCCACCTCGCAAGGAGAACTTACAATGGCGGTCTGCTATCGACAGAAGCAGGGACTCTGGTGCGAGTCGTAGCCAACGGCACGATCACACTCGCAGGCTACCTAGGCGAAAGCCGGCTCCTAAAAGTCGCCTTGCTACCTTCCCTACTAATCTGT GGGGAAGTTTTCAAGTCGTCTTTCTATCGCCATGTCTCAGCATCGTGTATGGTTCTTTTTAA